In the Sandaracinus amylolyticus genome, CGCGGGGAGCGGCGAGCCCACGTGGTGCTCGATCGCCTGGATGTCTCGCGCCTGCGCCGGAGGCTGCAGCGCGAGCCCGGTCTGCTCGCGGTGGTCCTCCATCCAGCGCACGAACTCTCGCACTCCCCGATGCATGACCGCGGGAGTCTACTACGACGGCTCGGAATCCCTGGCAGTGAGCCGACCTTCCCTCGTCACGTCGCACACGAACGCACGGTGGCGCACTTTCTGGCCGTCTCCGGACGGGGCGCGCTAGCATCGCCGCGATGCGACGGGCCCTGGGACTCGTGTGCCTGCTCGCGCTCGCAGGCGCGCCTTGCTGGTCGGGGCGCGCGCGAGCGCAGGAGGCGGAGCCAGCGGAGGACGCGATCCCCGGCGTCGAGGGCGAGGAGTCGCCCGAGCTGAGGGCCCTGCGCCTCGCCGAGCTCGAGATCTTCGGTCGCGATCAGGCGATCGTGGAGATCACGCCGCAGATGCCGCGTCCGGTGCGGCTGAGCGTGCCCGACGCGCTGACGAGCGATGCGCCGATGGCGCGCACCGAGTCCGGCGCGACCGGGCGCGCGCGCGATCTCTCGTGGCTCGAGGGGCTCACGCTGCCGGACATCCCGGTGCGCTGGGACGAGCGCGTGATCCGCTACCTCGAGTTCTTCCGCGACGATGCGCGCGGACAGCAGCTCATCCGGAGCTGGATGCGTCGCCTCGATCGGTTCGGGCCGACGATCCGCCAGACCCTGCGCGAGCAGGGGCTGCCGGAGGATCTGATCTACGTCGCGATGATCGAGAGCGGGTTCGATCCGCGCGCGCGCTCGGGCGCCGGCGCGGTCGGGCTCTGGCAGTTCGTGTCGCGCACCGGCGCGGAGTACGGGCTCACCCAGGATCACTGGGTCGACATGCGCATGGATCCCGCGGCGTCGACGGGCGCGGGCGCGCGCTACCTCGGCGCGCTGCAGCGTCGGTTCGGCACGTGGGAGCTCGCGTTCGCCGCGTACAACATGGGCTACGGCGCGCTGCTGCGATCGATCCGCAAGTACGACACCAACGACTACTGGGAGCTCTCGCACCTCGAGGCCGCCCTTCCCTTCGAGACCTCGCTCTACGTCGCGAAGGTGATGGCGTGCGCGATCGTCGGGCGGAACCCCGAGCGCTTCGGGGTCGGCGACATCGTCCGCGAGGATCCGATCGCGATCGACGTGGTCGAGGTGCCGGGCGGCACGTCGCTCGGTCCGATCGCGCGCGCCGCGGGCACGACGGTCGAGGAGCTGCATCGGCTGAATCCCGCGCTGCGTCGGGATCGATGTCCGCCCGGCAGCGAGCGCGTGCCGGTGCGCATCCCGGGGGGCGCGCGCACCGCGTTCGAGCGCGCGTGGGCGCGCATCCGCCCGAGCGATCCCGTCGAGCGCAGCCACGTGGTGCGCTTCGGCGAGGATCTCGCGGCGATCGCGCGGCGCCACGGCGTGACCGAGCGCGAGCTCCGCGAGATGAACGAGCTCGCGGAGGAAGATCGCGTCGGCGTCGGGCTCGCGATCGTCGTGCCCGCGACGACGGTGCGCGCGAGCGAGCGCGCGAGCGACCCGCCGGTGATCGCGATCCCGCCAGGCACGTTCGAGTACGCCGATCGACGTCGGGTGTTCTATCGCGTGCAGCGCAGCGATGAGCTGCGCGAGATCGCGCGGTTCTTCGGCGTGACGCTCGACGAGGTGCGGCAGTGGAACGCGATCGATCCGCGCGCCGCGCTGCAAGAGGGCATGTTCCTC is a window encoding:
- a CDS encoding LysM peptidoglycan-binding domain-containing protein; translated protein: MRRALGLVCLLALAGAPCWSGRARAQEAEPAEDAIPGVEGEESPELRALRLAELEIFGRDQAIVEITPQMPRPVRLSVPDALTSDAPMARTESGATGRARDLSWLEGLTLPDIPVRWDERVIRYLEFFRDDARGQQLIRSWMRRLDRFGPTIRQTLREQGLPEDLIYVAMIESGFDPRARSGAGAVGLWQFVSRTGAEYGLTQDHWVDMRMDPAASTGAGARYLGALQRRFGTWELAFAAYNMGYGALLRSIRKYDTNDYWELSHLEAALPFETSLYVAKVMACAIVGRNPERFGVGDIVREDPIAIDVVEVPGGTSLGPIARAAGTTVEELHRLNPALRRDRCPPGSERVPVRIPGGARTAFERAWARIRPSDPVERSHVVRFGEDLAAIARRHGVTERELREMNELAEEDRVGVGLAIVVPATTVRASERASDPPVIAIPPGTFEYADRRRVFYRVQRSDELREIARFFGVTLDEVRQWNAIDPRAALQEGMFLQLFVPTRIDLGRAIVMSAEEVRTIVIGSEEFYEHHVRQDGRVRLRYRVRTGDTLSEIAERFGLSTGSMARINQIAREATLRVGQELVVYCEPARVPAELRDQISSEPVVAQAETEVEGEEAETEEPEAEEAEEPEADIEASAEADPAG